GATCAACCAGGAAATCACGAGCAGGTCTGCAGCACGTAGCCAAAGAGATTGCAAACAGCGATTTCGTAATCTTAATCGATGATTTCCACTACATGCCCCGGGATGTGCAGTCGGCAGTTGCTCGCGAAATAAAAGAAGCTGCGAGACTTGGGATCAAGATCTGTACTGCGTCGGTTCCACATCGATCGGATGATGTCGTTCGTGGAAACCCGGAATTGAGAGGTCGAATTCGCGCGATAGACTCGGAGTACTGGGATACAAACCATCTTGTCGCAATTGCATCAATTGGCTTCCCGCTCCTTAATCTCCAGATCGATCCCGCTACAGTTGAGTTTTTCGCCAGAGAAGCTTCTGGGTCACCGCAACTAATGCAGGCACTATGCCTGCAAACCTGTTTCTCGCTCGATAAACGTGATTACCGGTCGGAATTGACAGAATTAGAGATAGACGACAACGCACGACGGGAAATACTAGAGGAGACTTCGTCAAGGACAGACTTTAGCTCATTGGTAGCAAAGTGCCATAAAGGGCCAAATACCAGGGGAACGGAACGAAAAGAATTTGACTTTAGCGACAACTCTAACGGTGATGTTTACCGTGCGGTCCTTCTTTCTTTGGCCGCTGATCCTCCATCTCTCTCGTTCAACCAAAAAGACTTGGCGAATCGAATGGCGAACACATGTCGCGATGAGATTCCGTCAAATTCCAGTATCTATCAGGCCTGCAGTCAAATATCCAAACTAGCAATAGACATGTATCCGGATCAACGCGTTGTCGAATGGGACCCGGATGAAACTGTTCTTGACATCGTGGATCCATACTTTCTGTTTTACCTGCGATGGTCGTCAAAGCTGAAATCGCTTGCTGACTAAATGCGGCAAAAGAGGACACAAAACGTATCAGAAACCGATCTCTTCGCCACTCCGAAGATGCCGCCCCATTCGTTGCTCGAACAAAATTCGTATCCGAATCAATCCCAGAATCCGCCGGAACCGAACCACCGTCAAATCGCCAATCCCAGGGTGACAACCCGTCGCCCCATCGGTAAACTTCTCCGCAGCGGATCCATTATCGTGATGAATCCCGCAAGCCAACAACCGAACCACAAGCACTCGTAAAGCGGCAAAGTTCAGCGCTCGATCCATACGCGTGCACCCTGCCGTCGCGGAGATCGCCATTCGTTACCCGTCGAACTAGATGCCTCTCGAGCACTGAACGGCCTTTTCGCTATGGGGATCAATCACGCAGCGAGTCGCCTGATACCAGCAGCGTTGTGGCTTGCAATCATCTGGACAGCCGAAACGTATCTTTCCCGCCCGCAGAATAATCGTCTTCGGCACGGAATTGCTAACCTCTCTTTGGCTGCTGTCAATGGCGTATTGCTTTTCTTCTCCATCGGTCTCTTGAGCGTTTCTGTCTGTGGCAAATTCCATCATAGCTGGTTCGGAATTGCCTCTCCGGTTGTCGCGTTCTTTGGGCTCGATCTTTTCGGATATCTTTGGCATCGAGCCAACCATAAGTTTTCCGTGCTTTGGCGATTCCATGAAGTTCATCATTCCGACGACGCAATGGATGTGACAACTTCAGGCCGCTTTCATTTTCTCGAACTCGGAGTTGGTGCAATCATCCGACTCCCGATTCTGTGCGTGCTCGGCGTAAACCCGAATCTGCTGCTTGTGTACGAGACTGCACTTGTCGGCGTCTCAATGCTGCATCACTCAAGAATTGATCTCGCGAAATACGATCCAATTTTACGCACAATCATCGTCACACCTGCGATGCATTCAGTGCATCATTCTCGTGATCCTGTTAATTTCGAACGCAACTTTTCATCTGTCCTGTCTATTTGGGACCGCACCTTCGGTACCTTTGGAACGTCTTCCGAGACCATATCACATGGATTGAAGGGATTCGATGATTCCAGCACGCATTGCATTCGTTCGATGCTCGCTGCCCCGTTCCGAGATCGAGACAATGTCGGGTAACAAAGCTATGCACGCGATTGCCCGTTTTTTCAATGAAACATCCTTCGCGGGCGACGTGTGCTGTTTCCCTTTAACACCGCAGCAATGCGATCTTTCAATGGCCGAAGCCGCGCGGTATCTTCTGCTCTCACGCCTCCCAGTGACGGCACATCAATTCGCATACCGAAAATTGTGATGGCAAATCAACGAGAAGCACCTGTGCTGTGCACTGACACTCTTTGCAGCTTTCGCTGGTTGCACATCCGCTCTGAAGGTCGCGGATTGACGGAGCCCAACAAGGTGTGTTCTTTGCACAGATCGCCACTTCAAACCGAGGAAAAGCCAGCATGGTACGGCACCGTCAGCTACGTTGAGCCTTTTGACTTTGAAGACTACAACAGATTTCCATACGCGAACGACATGCCGGTTGCACTGCGCGATCGTGAATACGAATTCGTTGAATCCGCAAAGATCTCATATTGTCCTGAGTGTCGCCGAATTAAAGACGCGGAGCGATTGCAGAACAGCAAGCCTCTGCCCAGCCAACTGAGTGATGATTAGCCAAATCGCTCAAGACGGGTATCCATCGCATGCAGCAGAGTTGCGGTGGTTCAGTTTTTGACATTAGAAAATCTTTTCCCGCAACCTGCTGATGCGGGTCGTTCGCTGCACGACTTATGCGTTCAATATCCGCCAGCTGGGATGTTCTGATGCAACACTTGCCCCATGGTGTTGCGCTGCCTGCCGGGGCATCGACTGAAGCGATTTGTCTTGCTGAAGAACAGCTCGGGATTACGCTGCCGGCCGCTCTGCAGGAATTCTACTTAACCCATAACGGCACCGGCACGGCATTTTTCTACCCCGTGAATTCAACTCGACATTCGCATCGCATTTACGCGATCGAGGCTGCAATCAGCGCATACGGCATTTGGGCTACATTGAGGAATGGGTTGGAAGACGAACGCAGACGATTGGGGACGCCTTCAATCCCCGAAGCGTCATGGTGGAAGAATGACTGGCTACCCATGACCGCCAACCGTGGCCCTGATGGAATTTTCGTCGACTTATCGAGCGATCTCTATGGGCAGGTTTGTCAGGTTACCAATTGTTGTACCGCAGGTATCAACGTGGAGATTCTCGCTAACGACTGTCGGGCATGGTTGGATCAGTTGGCCTGTCGGTTGTTGTCAGGGCAATGCAAGTTTGGCTCTCCGTGCCCAACCCTCTCGTCCGGCCCGCTGTGGCAATGACGTGATGTCATCCTCTATTCATAAACCTCCGTGGACCGAAACAAGTGTCAGATAACCACAGCGTTCGAGCACTTTCCCGTCGAGCCCGCAGGTGAGGCGATACAAGAAACGGAGGCCGCCGATCTTGGTTTTCAAAGTCCCCGGTGCAGTGCGTTGTTCATGCCGCATCCAGAGCCTGTCGTCTTTGCGCTGTTCTTCGGTGAGCGTCGATGGAACGCTGTCGTTTAAAAATTTGCTGGGCATCCGCACGGCCCACAACATAGGCTTGCCGAGTTCGATCAGGCCTTCCGGCCACCAGCAGATCCGACACCATTCTTTCGCTCCAGTTGGAAGAGTTCGTCGCGTGTCCTTTCGAGCAGGAAATCGAAGTTGCCAAAAGAACCGTGCTACTCACACTTCACACGATGACGCCACATATTTCTACCGCTACAATCAAGCCCGCCGCGTGAACTTAGGCGTTACGTCCAAAGGCGTGTTGAAGGGGATGCAATGAGCGGAAAACGTCAAAGACTCAAGATCGACGCGAAGCGGGAAGCCAAACGCAAAGCGGAGCGCTCACTGTTTCCCGAAGGTGCCGTCATCGCCGATCCCTCGAAGCAAGTCCCAAACAATTCCTGTGGTGCACCTGTCCTCTTCTACGTTGACAAGCCATTTACTTGCATCGACTGCGGCAAGAGCGAGATCTGGTCGGCACAGCAGCAGCAATGGTATTACGAGGTTGCCAGGGGATCTTTGTACGCGACCGCAGTTCGGTGCCGGGAATGTCGAAAGGTTCACGCTGGAATACATAGTGGGCACGGCGATCCGAACCCAATCAAGCATGAAGGCACGCTGATGAAGCGGGTACAGACAGGCATTGCAGCAGTTATTGCAGAGACCGGCTTCAAGTTTGTCAGTAAATCGCACCCGCCAACGAAAGGGACCATAACCCTCGATTATGAACGCGACGACCTCTTACTCACTTGTTGGTACCACCGTAACAGTGCTACGCTGATCGCAGAAACTATGGACCGCTGTGCGCAATGCTCAGAGATGGTGCGGGTAGCATTCAATGCGCCACAGTCCGGATTGCAGGTGGTTGATAGGATCGAAGAGTTTTCCGCCGCGGTGACACGTCATTTATTGGCTCTTTCCCGGTCTGATTTCGAACAATGATCAAGTCGCGGACGTAACAGGAAGCTGCATCTGAGTTGCCGAACGGTCATGCATACATTCGAAGATCAACCGTGGCAACTGGCTGACCATCGGCGTGATCGCATCACATCAGAGGACCCAATTCCATGTCGCGATTGTCCATACTCATCCTTGCAGGACTGTGGTGGTCAGCTTCTTCATTGGCGGATGAATCTTCCCAGCCGATCGCCCCAGTTGAATTCATGAGTGCTTACCGCCCCGCCCTCAAGGTACTTGAAGATCGATTTTCCAATTTTACGTGTCGAGCGGAACATAAACGCCCAACGTACGATGCCATTGTTGAATACGCAGTTGACGGGGCTCATTTTTTGTCTGCCCAGCAGTACAGCACCGATAGTAATGCGCGCGCCCAGCAGGGTATCCGCAGGTCCACGTGAGATCAGAATCGCCCGATGGAACATATGAGTTGTCCAAAGAGAACGAGGCCGCTGCATTCTTTATCAGTGGCATCGGCCCATCGAATGACGAGGTACTGAAGCGGTATCATCGTCGGTATAACAAACCCGTTTCACTGGCGGCGACGCACGTTTTTGACGTGTCAATGAATACTCTGATTAACAGTAAGAACGCAAAGCTTCTCCGTGCGTTCACCGCTACTCGCCAGAACAGGGACACAGTCACTGCCGAATTTGAACTCGACCACACAATCTTTCGCTTTCATCGCGCGCTGATTACCTTTGAGCCCTCTCACACATATCAGGTGGTTGCCTATAAGCTGTTCTATTCAGCCGATCCGTCGGACGAAAAACAAAATGTGGCAGTCTACTCCGGTGACGTTGAGTACGAGGAATATCCCATGGGCGGATTTGACGTACCATCGAAGGTCGAGATTCGAGTTGATGAGGGTCAGAGACGTACAGTGATTGAGTTTGCAACTGTGGACAACTTTCAGTTCAACGGTGTGAAAGAAGATCGATTTCAGCCGTCTGCTTTTGGCATCGCCAACGCTACACTCGCATATTCGTTTGAGGCCGGTGAGTTTGAGCTTAGTCCTTCTCGCATAAGCGTCACTGTCGCGGCAGGGCAGGAGATGGACGCACAGATTCCAGTTCCAAAGCAATCAACGGCCTACCGCATAATTGGAGTGGAGAACGCTGTTGTCTGCAGTCGAATCGGATGCGGCCAGTTCGTCAATTTGCCAATGGCAGTTCCTGCGTCAACTTCATCAAATATCACCTATCGTTTCAAAGCACAAAGTCCTGGAACTGAAACAACCAGGATGATCCTAATCACAAACAGCGGCGGGGCACGCCGGATACCGATAGAGATACAGGTCACCGTTACAGAGCCAGGTGCGGACTATCCGTTGAAAAACCGGGACAGGCACGCAGGACAACTCGAAACCATCGGGTTTTGAGCTCTCCTGTTCGAGCTAGTCCCGTTTTCAACAGGCTGCTAGGCTAGCATAAGAGGGTAGCCGCGTCCTCACCTGAGGATTCGTTAAAGATGTGTCCTCGTTTGACTGCTGCGACGGTTTGCGGTGAGTCGTCAAGCGACAGTTGAGGACAAGTCGTCGTGGGATCGGACGAACGTTTTCAGAGTGCGGTGTGTTGGGTGGAGTTATCAACGCATTTCCGGATTGAAGTTGAGGAGTTTCCTGTACTCGGCTCAGAGTTGCACCAGGGCTTCCTGTGGGTTGCTCCGTATGTGTAGAAATCAAGCCGTTTCATGGACTCTCGTCACGCAGATGCTGCAGGAAAGCGGCCAAATACCAATCGGGTCAACCGGGGCCTTCGCCCACCCGCCATCACCAAACAATCGGCTTGCTCCGGCCATGTGACACGTAATGTTCTCGCTTTGCAGAAGCGATGCATGCAACACGCCCGCCAATCGTGACGGTCTCGCTCAATTGCGGAACGAACACTGAAAGAAGCAATCCGAGCTCGGCCTGGCCTTCAAATGGGAAATTTGTCTCCCTCCACGGAACCGATTTGACTTGTCGGTGTCCAGAAGACAGAGCCGAATCGTTAGTCGCCTGTTGTCGATAGCGGGAAGAACAGGTATGAAGGGTAATAAGACGGTGACTAGACATGGTGCCTTGCTTGCGACCGTTGATCAAAACGAAGAATGGGTGAGAGCAAGGGCCAGAGAACTGGATATTGAAAATGAAATGGATATTGCCTGGGCACTCTGCAGAATAATGACTCACTTTCAGCAGTTGTATGATTTTGCTGGGATCTCCTCGAATAACATCTACTGGGAAACCACGGAATTTCCAGTCAGAATGCTCTGGGTCCCCTTCGGCAAAACGTACGTCACTGTCATCAACCCAAAGTACGAAAAGCTCGCCGGGCAGTCTGTCAACAGCACTGAAAGATGTGGTTCAATTCCGAATTTCTCCTGTGTTGTCAAACGAAAGACTTATGTAGTGATTTCCGGGTACAACATGGATGGAAAGCACATTGAGCTTGAATATGGCAGCAGAAGGGGCGATGGGCCCAATTGTGATTCATGGATTATTCAGCATGAAATGGATCATCTGGACGGTGTGCTGATAAAGGATAAAGCCATTTTTTAAGCGATGCACTTGAGCAAACCAGGCGCTGTGTTCCAGAGATCGCAAGTCAAGGATCGCACGTCAACGATCGCATGCAGGAGAGCTGTGGACTGGTCCTGAAATTGGAAACGCATATCTTACGATCTGCAGATGTGGGGCGTAATCCGGCTTGAACTGCATCACTGCCTTGAGAGTGATTTGCAAGCCTCCGTGGACCGAAACAAGTGTCAGATAACCACAGCTGCCCGAGCACCTCCCGTCCAGCCCGCAGGTGAGGTGATAAAAGAAACGGATAGCCGCCGATCTTGATTTTCAGTCCCCGGTGCAGTGCGTTGTTCATGCCTCATCCAGAGCCTGTCGTCTTTGCCCTGTTCTTCGGTGAGCTTTGATGGATCGCTGTCGTTTAAGAATTTGCTGAGCATCCGCACGGCCCACAACATAGGCTTGCCGAGTTCGGATCAGGCCTTCCGGCCAGCAGCAGATCCGACACCATTCGTTCGCTCCAGTTGGAAGAGTTCGTCGCGTGTCCTTTCGAGCAGGAAATCGAAGTTGCCAAAAGAACCGTGCTACTCACACTTCACGTGATGACGCCACATACTTCTACCGCTACAATCAACCCGGCCACAAATCAGCTTCCTAGAACAATCGCATGCAGCAGGGTTGCAGTGGTTCGGTTTTTAACGTTGGAAAATCGTCTCCCGTAACCTGCTGATGTGGGACGTTACGCGACCAGACAATGAACAGATGGGGACTCCCTACCGAAATGGAGTGTGCAATCCGCGACCGCGATCAGACTTGCGTTTACTGCGGGATTGCATTCCTCGACTCGGACGCGAATCATGGTTCGCGAAAACGTGTCGCGACATGGGAGCACATCGTAAATGACGCTACCATCATTACGCTGGAGAACATCGCATTGTGTTGCAATTCATGCAACGCAAGCAAGGGAGCAAAAGACTTGGTGGTCTGGCTTTGCTCTGACTACTGCCAACGTAAGGGCATAACCGCAGACTCCGTTGCGAGCGTTGTTCAGGCACACTTGGTCTGGCATGAGCCCAAACTTGCAATTCGTGGCTGAAGTTTTGACAATGGATCAGAAACGTAACCAATCCGTGCACGCGGAGCACGGCTTGCAGGTTTCACAAATGAAAATTCGTCTCTCCGTGCTCGGTGAGGGCTGTCGTTTCGGCTAAATCGTTTTTCCCTCACACCTGAAAACAACTTGGCTAGTTATGGCACCCAAATCTCTAGCTGAAGAAAGACTCGGATTTCGGGTCCCGCGCACGGTTTTGGAGTTCTTCGCGGAGCATGCAGAGTCGCTATCGTCGATCAGATGCACGCGAGAGACTGGAGCCGGTATTTGCTTAGCGGAAGAAGATGTCTGCGATATCCACGAGTCAGCCATCGAGGCTTCTTTGTGTGTTGAGGCTGCTCCACCGACTTGGCTCAAAAAGTATATTGCGATAGGTGCTGATGGGGGTGGTGGATACTATTTCGTCAAGAAAACTGGTTCCCTGCGAGTATGGATGCTTGATTCCGACTGGTACGGGCAACCAAAACTAGTTGCCACATCACTGCGCGGTTTTGCAAGACAATTGCTCCGTGGGGATTTTCCTTGCCGCAATCTCCAATGGTGGCGATTTTGGGTAGAGTAGGCGGTCGCCCACTTGCTTTTGGTGATTTGGAAGTCCTGCAAATTTGCCGACCGCCCAGCGGCAGGTGACGGTTTTCTGTCTGCGGCTTTGGTGAGTCAGCGGTGTGATTCTTGTGGCGGCCTGCAGAGCTTCTGCGCTGGCGAATCGACTTCGGTCATCACCAGACGCCGCGATGATTCGGCAATGCGAGGCATTCAAGCCTGTTTGCAGGCGGTACAGTCCGGAGTGCTTTCAGACGCTGCCTTTATTCTGCATCGTCGTGCTGGCGGTCGCGTTTTGTCTGTTCCCACTGTTCGGGTGTGTACAGGACTTCGCGAGCTTGTGCTCCGTTGTAGTCTCCCACGATACCGTCTTCGGCCATGTAGTCGATCATTCGAGCCGCTCGGCCGTAGCCGACTCCAAGAGCTCGCTGAAGCAAAGACACGCTTCCGCGTCCTTCTCGAATGACAACGTCGATGGCATCGTCGTAGAGATCATCATGGTGGCGGGCTGCTGTATCACCACCGCCTGAACCAGAAGACCCGGCTCCGGCCGACGTCAGCTGTGCTAGTTCGGCACTGTACTCCGGTTCCATATCGCCGTAGAAGTCGATGACAGAGTTGATTTCTTCGTCGCTGACATACGTGCCCTGAGCGCGAGTCAGACTACTGGTGCCCGGTGCCAGATAGAGCATGTCTCCACTGCCCAGCAGTCGTTCTGCACCACCTTCGTCCAGAACGACGCGACTGTCCATTCGGCTTGCCACCTGGAACGAAATTCGGGCCGGCAGATTCGATTTGATCAGTCCTGTGATGACATCGACCGTTGGTTTTTGCGTTGCCAGTACAAGATGGATTCCGACCGCGCGCGATTTTTGAGCCAGTCGAATGATGTGCGCTTCGACGTCCTTCCCGGACGTCATCATCAGGTCGGCCATTTCGTCTGCCACGATCACGATGTAAGGCATCTTTTCGGGGATGCTTTCTGCATCGTCGTCGTAGGGATTCACTCCAAGACGTTCGAGCACTTTGGGTTTGCCGAGCTTGTTGTAGCTGTCCAGGTGTCGTACACCGACTCGTGCGAGAAGATCGTAACGCTCTTCCATCTTATCGACCGCCCATGCGAGGACGGCTTCGGCCTTCTTCATGTCCGTGATAACGGGATGCATCAGGTGAGGGATGCGTTTGTAGGGGCTGAGCTCTACCATCTTCGGGTCGATCATCAGCATTCGCACCTCGTCCGGGGTGCGAGTCATCAGGATCGAGAGGATCAGGGTATTCAGGCACACGCTCTTCCCGGTTCCGGTTCGTCCGGCGATCAGCAGGTGTGGCATTCGGCACATGTCCACAGTGAGTGGCCGGCCGCTGACATCTTTGCCAAGAAAGAGCGGAATGGACATGTCGTCACGGCTTGCGCGAGAGATTTGCAGAAGTTCCCGCAGACGAACCATGACCTGTTTGTCGTTGGGAACTTCGACGCCCACGGTATTTTTGCCCGGAATCGGGGCGACAACACGTACCGATGGAACTCGCAGTGCGATGGCAAGATCATCTTCAAGGGCGGTCACTTTATTCAGACGCAGGCCGGCTTCCAGTTCCAGTTCGAACTGGGTCACGACAGGACCGGTGTCGATTTCGGATACTCGAATGTTGAGACCGAATTCTTCGAAGGTCTTTTCCAGGGTTGCTGCTGCGATGCGTGCTTTTCTTGCGAGCAGTTCGTAAGGAAAGTCTTCTGGTAACTCCAGCATTTCGGGATCAGGGAGTTCGTAGCGTCGTTGTTCGTTCTCGTCAACGTGATCGTCGGCCCCGTGAATGGTCAGGGCCGCGGGCTTATTGACGCGGATTGAGTTTTCGTCTTCCGGCTCAGAATCCTGATCGACCACGATGGGTTGATGGACCGGAATATCAGGCAGATCTTCCTCGCTGACGGCTTCTTCGGTTTTGGTCAATCGCGGACGCAGTGGTGCCGGCGATTTCTCACGCTTCGTCTGCCATGACTTCAAGTGGTCGCGCAGCGCATTTGCTCCGTTGAAGGCCGTCAGCACGGGCGCTGCCGCCAGCTGAAATCCAGGGCGAGTCAGATCTGAAAGTGGTGTGAGTAGCCAGCCTGCGATGAAGACGCTTCCGGCCAGCAGCATGACTCCGGTCGGGGAGAACTGCTCCGTTAACAGGATGCCTGTCCATGCCCCGATTTTTCCGCCGCTTCCGTAGGCTGATCCTGAGGAGAATCCGGGAATCAGGAGGTGCAGCATCGAACACGCACCAATTACCAGCAGCACGATGCCCAGAACGGTGATAAACGTTCTGCGCGATGGTTCGCGCGAGAAGAGTTTCAGATCCCATGAAATCAGAGACGCCAGAGCGATCCAGATCCCGAGTCCCATGGCCTGTCGAGCATGAAAAGCGAGCGTCGCGCCCGGCTTTCCGCACAGGTTTGTCGGGACCTGCCGTTGAGGAAACACCATGCTGGAAGGGGGATCTGCGTAGTCGTAGCTGACGAAACTCAAGCCGACGAAGACGACGAGGGCCAGAAGCCCCAGTGCCAGCAGATCGGTTTTGAGTCGTTCGAGATCCATCAGTCAGTTCGTTCTTCGCAAGATGGCGGCAGCCGCTGCAGAGGTAAAGGGTTGAGCGTCCGGCGAATCGTCAGCGCGCCAGTTCGCCTTCCATTATTGAGGGTAACATCAGAACTTTCGGGGACTGTGGAAAAATGGCATCAATTGACTCACGCCGACAACAAACGCAACGGGATTGAGGTCTGGGACGATCAGCGAAGGCGGGGCGAAGATCCGCCTGTGTCGACGGTTCGAAAGAAGCGGTCACAACGAGGGTTGTTCGTGACGCTGGCAGAAATGTTGCGAAGGGAGGACTTGACACTGAAGTCCCGCGGCAGTCGCGAAGGGACCTGGTGATCGGGTTTATCGAAATCGATCAATTCTGTTTTGCTGCTGCATCCACTAGCATTTCCGGCGGTTGATTGTACCGGTCCTGAATGTCGTGACTTTTGTCTGGCCTGAAGAGGTTATTCGCAGAATATCGGGCTGAACCTTCAATGCGGTATTCCGGTGCGAGGACAATCTTTGCTGGGCCAGTATTCGGATTGCTGCCGTCGCATTGCTGTTGCCAGATTCGACGATGACCGTTTCGGGAGTACGTGAAAATGAAATTGGGATTTGTGAGTGCGATTCTGCCGGACTTGTCATTCGAACATGTCCTTCAGAAAGCATCGGAGATCGGGTACGACTGCGTCGAAGTTTGCTGCTGGCCCGTTGGGAAAGCAGAACGTCGGTATGCCGGCGTCACTCATGTTGACGTCGCTGATATCTCTCAGGAAATGATTCGAGCGATCCAGCATCTGACGGATTCTTCTGGTGTTCGGATCAGCGGACTGGGGTATTATCCAAACCCTTTAAGTCCGAATCATGAAGAAGCCAATGCTGCCGTTAAGCATCTGGAGACAGTGATTCGGGCATCGGCGGCATTGAATATCGGGCGAGTGAATACATTTATCGGGCGAGACTGGACGAAGTCGGTCGACGAGAACTGGAGCCGGTTCCTTCAGACCTGGCGGCCGTTGATTCAGCTTGCCGAAGAAAACGATGTGCGCATCGGTATCGAAAACTGTCCCATGCTGTTCACTGCAGATGAATGGCCGGGAGGAAAGAATCTGGCGATATCCCCTGATATCTGGACGCGAATGTTCAGCGACATTCCTTCGGATCATTTCGGCCTGAATTATGATCCATCGCACATGATCTGGCAGCAGATGGATTACATTGCGCCGATTCGGAATTTCAGCGACAAACTTTTCCATGTGCACGCGAAAGATGTTCGTCTTGATCGGCATCGACTGGATCAGGCAGGCATTCTGGCCCATCCAAATTCTTACCATACCCCCAAGTTGCCTGGCATGGGTGATGTCGATTGGGGCAAATTCTTTTCTGCTCTCACGGACACCGGATACCAGGGGCCGGTCTGCGTTGAAGTTGAGGATCGGGCGTACGAAGGCAGCCTGGATGCACGCTGTGCATCGCTCGTTCAGAGTCACACCTTTCTTCGCAATTTCGTGCCGCGTCACTGACCTTCCATGGTCGAATGAAACTGAGTGCCCCGAGATCGCTGTTTTTGTTTATATGTCGCCAACGAAAATTTCTTCATGAATACTGTCATTACAGGGTTCGAAACGTTCGATCTTCGATTTCCCACGTCGCAACATCTGGACGGCTCTGATGCGATGAATCCGGACCCCGACTACTCTGCCGCCTACGTCGTGCTGAGGACAAATTCCGGG
This genomic interval from Planctomycetaceae bacterium contains the following:
- a CDS encoding sterol desaturase family protein yields the protein MGINHAASRLIPAALWLAIIWTAETYLSRPQNNRLRHGIANLSLAAVNGVLLFFSIGLLSVSVCGKFHHSWFGIASPVVAFFGLDLFGYLWHRANHKFSVLWRFHEVHHSDDAMDVTTSGRFHFLELGVGAIIRLPILCVLGVNPNLLLVYETALVGVSMLHHSRIDLAKYDPILRTIIVTPAMHSVHHSRDPVNFERNFSSVLSIWDRTFGTFGTSSETISHGLKGFDDSSTHCIRSMLAAPFRDRDNVG
- a CDS encoding SMI1/KNR4 family protein; this encodes MQHLPHGVALPAGASTEAICLAEEQLGITLPAALQEFYLTHNGTGTAFFYPVNSTRHSHRIYAIEAAISAYGIWATLRNGLEDERRRLGTPSIPEASWWKNDWLPMTANRGPDGIFVDLSSDLYGQVCQVTNCCTAGINVEILANDCRAWLDQLACRLLSGQCKFGSPCPTLSSGPLWQ
- a CDS encoding zinc-ribbon domain-containing protein gives rise to the protein MSGKRQRLKIDAKREAKRKAERSLFPEGAVIADPSKQVPNNSCGAPVLFYVDKPFTCIDCGKSEIWSAQQQQWYYEVARGSLYATAVRCRECRKVHAGIHSGHGDPNPIKHEGTLMKRVQTGIAAVIAETGFKFVSKSHPPTKGTITLDYERDDLLLTCWYHRNSATLIAETMDRCAQCSEMVRVAFNAPQSGLQVVDRIEEFSAAVTRHLLALSRSDFEQ
- a CDS encoding peptide deformylase, whose protein sequence is MKGNKTVTRHGALLATVDQNEEWVRARARELDIENEMDIAWALCRIMTHFQQLYDFAGISSNNIYWETTEFPVRMLWVPFGKTYVTVINPKYEKLAGQSVNSTERCGSIPNFSCVVKRKTYVVISGYNMDGKHIELEYGSRRGDGPNCDSWIIQHEMDHLDGVLIKDKAIF
- a CDS encoding DNA translocase FtsK 4TM domain-containing protein, whose product is MDLERLKTDLLALGLLALVVFVGLSFVSYDYADPPSSMVFPQRQVPTNLCGKPGATLAFHARQAMGLGIWIALASLISWDLKLFSREPSRRTFITVLGIVLLVIGACSMLHLLIPGFSSGSAYGSGGKIGAWTGILLTEQFSPTGVMLLAGSVFIAGWLLTPLSDLTRPGFQLAAAPVLTAFNGANALRDHLKSWQTKREKSPAPLRPRLTKTEEAVSEEDLPDIPVHQPIVVDQDSEPEDENSIRVNKPAALTIHGADDHVDENEQRRYELPDPEMLELPEDFPYELLARKARIAAATLEKTFEEFGLNIRVSEIDTGPVVTQFELELEAGLRLNKVTALEDDLAIALRVPSVRVVAPIPGKNTVGVEVPNDKQVMVRLRELLQISRASRDDMSIPLFLGKDVSGRPLTVDMCRMPHLLIAGRTGTGKSVCLNTLILSILMTRTPDEVRMLMIDPKMVELSPYKRIPHLMHPVITDMKKAEAVLAWAVDKMEERYDLLARVGVRHLDSYNKLGKPKVLERLGVNPYDDDAESIPEKMPYIVIVADEMADLMMTSGKDVEAHIIRLAQKSRAVGIHLVLATQKPTVDVITGLIKSNLPARISFQVASRMDSRVVLDEGGAERLLGSGDMLYLAPGTSSLTRAQGTYVSDEEINSVIDFYGDMEPEYSAELAQLTSAGAGSSGSGGGDTAARHHDDLYDDAIDVVIREGRGSVSLLQRALGVGYGRAARMIDYMAEDGIVGDYNGAQAREVLYTPEQWEQTKRDRQHDDAE
- a CDS encoding sugar phosphate isomerase/epimerase family protein — protein: MKLGFVSAILPDLSFEHVLQKASEIGYDCVEVCCWPVGKAERRYAGVTHVDVADISQEMIRAIQHLTDSSGVRISGLGYYPNPLSPNHEEANAAVKHLETVIRASAALNIGRVNTFIGRDWTKSVDENWSRFLQTWRPLIQLAEENDVRIGIENCPMLFTADEWPGGKNLAISPDIWTRMFSDIPSDHFGLNYDPSHMIWQQMDYIAPIRNFSDKLFHVHAKDVRLDRHRLDQAGILAHPNSYHTPKLPGMGDVDWGKFFSALTDTGYQGPVCVEVEDRAYEGSLDARCASLVQSHTFLRNFVPRH